From Drosophila suzukii chromosome 2R, CBGP_Dsuzu_IsoJpt1.0, whole genome shotgun sequence, a single genomic window includes:
- the LOC108010222 gene encoding spondin-1, producing MKALECFILALALARAFPRIEGCNRVPLGTTAAKSPVDDNYVLSVNGNTQSYVPGQRYNVSLSAFSGLSFISFMLALDPESSEGEDDPNALGSFEIADLAETRFSPRCANLVENTNTNVKTRVDVVWVAPSSPGQGCILLRATVMQHRDVWFMDDGFLTKRMCEEEVDDIDTQPSIVDPCCACDEAKYELTFEGKWSRHTHPKDFPANSWRTRFSDIIGASHTLDYRFWQYGELASEGLREVAEHGSTRTLESELKDQSEHIRTIIKARGIAYPNVTGKTFAVFRVDSNHHLISLVSMVDPSPDWIVGVSGLELCLPNCSWVENKVHNLYPWDAGTDSGPSYMSADQPQVPPDVVRRIKSNFPNDPRSPFYDPTGAQMKPLATLHINRRRLYEKNCESSDSEQLPPECATNSWSRWDECTTKCGPGKQYRIREFKNPALASRHRCNNALREEKNCVGHKCAGFNEETAEGAEPEVAPPSGSHDDPQCGLSDWSEWSSCTVTCGTGEMTRSRHYLNKKAKKKCQKASKARLHETKICEAMECGGDIENQGGGGEPEEEQAGGDEGGSAEKRSLFRNFESYSQHREDYIPPVCGVTPWSDFSPCMGPCGGHGKRQRIRKVWNNNQVYGVTDPNDDGQDPCRHIKLQEEVNCTNPSCDTIVPSFCYDELVDSPCRDSDVANFWYYDHVSDQCAIYWSDRCDKNLNKFKSKEECEETCRLPRHKQELQHDGAQPIDCMVSDWVSYSCNASCGDGFQLRTRRVVRTPKYGGKPCPKHLVRLDRCYQRCDDMYSISGRGFGERRHVMKVPQPELRDECRYSEWSAWTPCTASCGDNAVRQRTRTLLNTDLSFKCKDRVRMEKCVMMPCLLSSNDEPERW from the exons ATGAAAGCCCTAGAATGTTTTATATTAGCACTGGCTTTAGCGAGAGCTTTCCCCCGGATCGAGGGCTGCAATAGGGTTCCACTAGGGACCACAGCAGCCAAATCTCCAGTGGATGATAACTATGTGCTATCCGTGAACGGAAATACACAGAGCTATGTGCCCGGTCAAAGGTATAATG TAAGCCTCAGTGCTTTTTCGGGCTTGTCCTTTATAAGCTTTATGCTGGCCCTGGATCCGGAAAGTAGTGAAGGCGAAGATGATCCCAATGCCTTGGGCTCCTTTGAGATAGCTGATCTGGCCGAGACCCGTTTCAGTCCACGGTGTGCCAATCTTGTGGAGAACACCAACACTAATGTGAAGACCCGCGTGGATGTGGTCTGGGTGGCTCCATCCAGTCCTGGCCAGGGATGCATCCTGCTGCGGGCCACGGTGATGCAGCATCGTGATGTGTGGTTCATGGACGATGGTTTCCTCACCAAGCGCATGTGTGAGGAGGAAGTGGATGACATTGACACCCAGCCCAGCATCGTGGATCCTTGCTGTGCCTGTGACGAGGCCAAATATGAG CTTACCTTTGAAGGCAAGTGGTCACGTCACACACATCCCAAGGATTTTCCTGCGAATAGCTGGCGCACCAGATTCAGCGATATTATTGGGGCCTCACACACCTTGGACTATAGATTCTGGCAGTATGGAGAGCTGGCCAGTGAGGGTCTGCGTGAGGTGGCGGAACATGGTTCCACACGAACCCTGGAGAGTGAGCTGAAGGATCAGAGCGAGCACATTCGCACCATCATCAAGGCTAGGGGAATCGCATATCCCAATGTAACGGGCAAAACATTCGCCGTTTTTCGCGTAGACTCCAATCACCATTTGATATCCTTGGTCTCGATGGTGGATCCCTCGCCGGATTGGATCGTTGGCGTTTCTGGTTTGGAGCTGTGCCTGCCCAACTGCTCTTGGGTGGAGAACAAGGTGCACAACCTATATCCCTGGGATGCGGGCACCGATAGCGGGCCTTCTTATATG tcCGCTGACCAGCCGCAGGTACCTCCAGACGTGGTCCGTCGCATCAAGTCTAATTTCCCCAACGATCCCCGTTCACCCTTTTATGATCCCACTGGCGCCCAGATGAAACCACTGGCCACCTTGCACATCAATAGAAGACGTCTCTACGAAAAGAACTGCGAATCCTCCGATT CGGAACAACTGCCGCCTGAGTGCGCCACAAATTCTTGGTCCAGGTGGGATGAGTGCACCACCAAGTGTGGTCCTGGCAAGCAGTACAGGATCCGAGAGTTCAAGAATCCAGCGCTGGCTTCG CGTCATCGTTGCAACAATGCCCTGCGTGAAGAGAAGAACTGCGTGGGTCACAAGTGCGCCGGATTCAATGAGGAGACTGCCGAGGGCGCTGAACCGGAGGTGGCACCTCCTTCAGGCAGCCACGACGATCCGCAGTGCGGTCTGTCCGACTGGTCCGAGTGGTCCTCTTGCACGGTGACCTGCGGCACTGGCGAAATGACCCGTTCCCGACACTATCTCAACAAGAAGGCCAAGAAGAAGTGCCAGAAGGCAAGTAAGGCCCGTTTGCATGAGACCAAAATCTGCGAGGCCATGGAATGTGGTGGGGACATCGAGAACCAAGGTGGTGGCGGTGAACCTGAGGAGGAACAGGCCGGTGGGGATGAGGGAGGATCCGCCGAGAAGAGGTCCCTTTTCCGGAACTTCGAGAGCTACAGTCAGCATCGAGAGGACTACATACCACCGGTTTGCGGAGTCACCCCCTGGTCGGATTTCTCTCCCTGCATGGGACCCTGCGGTGGTCATGGCAAGCGTCAACGCATTCGCAAGGTGTGGAACAACAACCAGGTGTACGGAGTAACCGATCCCAACGATGATGGCCAGGATCCCTGTCGGCACATAAAGCTGCAGGAGGAGGTTAACTGCACAAATCCCAGCTGCGACACCATTGTTCCGAGTTTCTGCTACGACGAGCTGGTCGACAGTCCCTGTCGGGATAGCGATGTGGCCAACTTCTGGTACTACGATCATGTGAGTGACCAGTGCGCCATCTATTGGTCGGATCGCTGCGACAAGAATCTCAACAAGTTCAAGTCGAAGGAGGAGTGCGAGGAGACATGTCGGCTACCGCGACACAAACAGGAGCTCCAGCACGATGGAGCACAGCCCATTGATTGCATGGTCTCCGACTGGGTGTCCTACAGTTGCAACGCCTCCTGCGGCGATGGCTTCCAGTTGCGGACGCGTCGTGTGGTCAGGACCCCAAAGTATGGGGGAAAACCCTGTCCCAAGCACCTGGTGCGCTTGGATCGGTGCTACCAGCGGTGCGATGACATGTACTCCATAAGTGGCCGAGGATTCGGAGAGCGGAGACATGTGATGAAGGTTCCGCAGCCGGAGCTAAGGGACGAGTGCCGCTACTCGGAGTGGTCCGCCTGGACGCCCTGCACGGCCAGCTGTGGCGACAATGCCGTTCGCCAGCGGACCCGCACCCTATTAAACACCGATTTGAGCTTCAAGTGCAAGGATCGCGTCCGCATGGAGAAGTGTGTGATGATGCCGTGCCTCCTGAGTAGCAACGATGAACCCGAGCGGTGGTGA